A section of the Amblyomma americanum isolate KBUSLIRL-KWMA chromosome 2, ASM5285725v1, whole genome shotgun sequence genome encodes:
- the LOC144121726 gene encoding organic anion transporter 3-like yields MALKVTTTAPDKRVEKERSKSKAADSTWRSLGSGSLYQVSDLDREEAQQGTNAIGHGDFQRLIFGFTIVAQMVLLCHTNVLALITNPVDHWCRPPPEFADMPTVLWKNVGIPVDALGRYSQCRMYVRPGGGPNDTETIPCNTWDYNLDQELKSARSFWNLVCHRTWLLYLGKGVFMSGALLVVPFMGYLADTEGRRPVIVGASFLLLLSAVASCFTEAFPVYLALKFINSACASTVHIVTVILLFEVAPQEYRTFYTGFGSSVGAFFGELLFAVVTAIRLDWFLLQLFVMAPTLLLLSATFAVHESPLWLLTMSKLKEAEEVIYAAAKMNGVSRIQAKQALERIKFEMNKANVPFAPAGPSSLLGPGSLRGRAAAVFATTFTVMLTYYSVIWNPKVGGSLLVRIISTILLPPTYLVMYLALNTLGRLQLMLVLFAMLGGASAMFGIVTYAKPSELSYALGIAAKCVASALVPTNYLFMAEMFSSSVRSAVICSAYTCGRIGAVFAAALSLLQQAGREDVAFAVVAVIVFAGLPVLMSLPETSVGRSTAFSASSDAKEARDLLDMMQNTLQPRRTKAKRRQKPTNAPQEKRRRKSTNAPEEKHKEKKQNSRARSSRI; encoded by the coding sequence ATGGCGTTAAAGGTGACTACGACGGCGCCGGACAAGCGCGTGGAgaaggagcgcagcaaaagcaagGCCGCCGATTCAACATGGCGATCACTGGGCAGTGGCTCCTTGTACCAGGTCAGCGATTTGGACCGGGAAGAGGCTCAGCAGGGCACCAACGCTATCGGGCACGGTGACTTTCAGCGGCTCATCTTTGGCTTCACCATCGTGGCCCAGATGGTCCTGCTCTGCCACACCAACGTACTGGCGCTCATCACCAACCCAGTCGATCACTGGTGTAGGCCGCCACCAGAGTTCGCCGACATGCCAACTGTGCTCTGGAAGAACGTCGGTATACCCGTCGACGCATTGGGCCGCTACAGCCAGTGCAGAATGTACGTCCGGCCCGGAGGCGGCCCCAACGACACGGAGACCATCCCGTGCAACACTTGGGACTACAATCTGGACCAAGAGCTGAAAAGCGCCCGAAGCTTCTGGAATCTAGTGTGCCATCGTACCTGGCTCCTGTATCTCGGCAAAGGGGTCTTCATGAGTGGTGCGCTTCTCGTGGTCCCCTTCATGGGTTATCTCGCCGACACCGAGGGGCGCAGACCAGTTATCGTGGGCGCATCTTTCCTTCTGTTGCTGTCCGCTGTCGCCAGCTGCTTCACCGAGGCCTTCCCTGTCTACCTGGCGCTGAAATTCATCAACTCAGCCTGTGCCAGCACCGTACACATTGTCACCGTGATCCTCCTCTTCGAAGTGGCGCCGCAGGAGTACCGCACGTTCTACACGGGCTTCGGCAGCTCCGTAGGTGCATTCTTCGGCGAGCTGCTGTTTGCAGTCGTTACCGCCATCCGGCTTGACTGGTTCCTGCTCCAGCTCTTCGTCATGGCGCCCACGCTCCTGCTCCTCTCGGCCACGTTCGCTGTGCACGAGTCGCCGCTATGGCTGCTCACAATGTCCAAACTGAAGGAGGCGGAGGAAGTCATCTACGCGGCGGCCAAGATGAACGGCGTGTCGCGCATCCAGGCCAAGCAGGCCCTCGAGCGGATCAAGTTCGAGATGAACAAGGCAAACGTGCCCTTCGCACCGGCGGGGCCTTCCTCATTACTGGGCCCCGGGTCGCTGCGCGGCAGGGCTGCCGCCGTCTTCGCCACTACGTTTACCGTCATGCTCACGTACTACTCTGTGATATGGAACCCTAAGGTAGGCGGCAGCCTCCTGGTGAGGATTATCTCGACGATCCTTCTGCCGCCCACCTATCTGGTGATGTACCTCGCTCTTAACACTCTGGGTCGCCTGCAGCTCATGCTCGTTCTCTTCGCTATGCTTGGCGGGGCCTCGGCAATGTTCGGCATCGTCACCTATGCCAAGCCTTCCGAGTTGTCCTACGCTTTGGGGATTGCGGCCAAGTGTGTGGCGAGCGCTCTGGTTCCGACGAACTACCTTTTTATGGCCGAGATGTTCTCAAGCTCTGTGCGCAGCGCCGTCATATGCTCCGCCTACACGTGCGGCCGTATTGGGGCCGTGTTTGCGGCGGCGCTGTCCCTGTTACAGCAAGCTGGGCGTGAGGACGTCGCGTTCGCGGTCGTGGCCGTGATCGTCTTCGCCGGTCTGCCTGTCTTGATGAGCCTGCCCGAGACGAGCGTCGGACGTTCTACCGCGTTTTCGGCGTCTTCCGATGCCAAGGAAGCCAGGGACCTCCTGGACATGATGCAGAACACGCTACAGCCGCGAAGGACAAAAGCGAAGCGCCGCCAGAAGCCCACCAACGCCCCGCAAGAGAAGCGCCGCCGGAAGTCCACCAACGCCCCAGAAGAGAAGCACAAGGAGAAAAAGCAGAACAGTCGGGCGCGCTCGTCTCGGATATGA